Genomic window (Octopus bimaculoides isolate UCB-OBI-ISO-001 chromosome 28, ASM119413v2, whole genome shotgun sequence):
tcacagttatatggtttctctcctgtatgagtgagtttgtgtttagttaagtcgccacttccagagaatgatttaccacaaacattacaacgatatggtttctctcctgtatgaatacgtctgtggaCAACTAAACCagatttttgagagaatgatttaccacagatatcacagtgatatggtttctctcctgtatgaacacgtttgtgagatATTAATTGACGAATTTCAGAGaaagatttgccacagatatcacaatcatgtggcttctctcctgtatgaatacgtttgtgcctaATTAAACGATAATGTCCTGGGAAAgttttaccacaggtatcacaaagATATTGTCTTTTTCTCCTGTGTGTAATTTTGTGATGATTTAATTCACATgtttgaaagaatgatttaccacaaacatcacaatgaCATGGCTTGTCATTTGCAAGCTTTTTTTGGTGATTAGCTAAAGTATTAgcctgagagaatgatttgccacagatatcacaatgatatggcttctcacctgaaTGGATATGTTTATGTACAGATAAGTGATGAAtacgagagaatgatttgccacaaacATCACACTGATgtggcctctctcctgtatgagtgagTTTGTGAACAGCTAAGTTAGAACTTTcattgaatgatttaccacatatttcacagtgataaggtttttctccattatgaatacgtttgtgagccTTTAACTTATGTTTTCCAATGaaggatttgccacagatatcacagtgaaatggtttctctcctgtatgaatgcgtttatgcaTAGTAACTTGGTTGCCTTGTgaaaaggatt
Coding sequences:
- the LOC106884014 gene encoding zinc finger protein 271-like, with the translated sequence MSDVCAALNVKKQSKESDLLDKMSKKKGKTSYQCDICKKTFQKKRDLTIHKKSHSGEKPYHCDICGNLFLLKHNLTVHKRIHTGERPYSCDICGKSFAQSGDLKAHKRTHTGEKPYRCDICGKSFSQGNQVTMHKRIHTGEKPFHCDICGKSFIGKHKLKAHKRIHNGEKPYHCEICGKSFNESSNLAVHKLTHTGERPHQCDVCGKSFSRIHHLSVHKHIHSGEKPYHCDICGKSFSQANTLANHQKKLANDKPCHCDVCGKSFFQTCELNHHKITHRRKRQYLCDTCGKTFPGHYRLIRHKRIHTGEKPHDCDICGKSFSEIRQLISHKRVHTGEKPYHCDICGKSFSQKSGLVVHRRIHTGEKPYRCNVCGKSFSGSGDLTKHKLTHTGEKPYNCDICSKSFCVRSALTFHKRIHTGEMLHQCDICGKSFPKKSSLVIHKRIHTGEKPYHCDICGKPFSQKSSLVIHKRIHTGEKPYQCDICGKSFSQSHHVIIHKNIHTC